From Aegilops tauschii subsp. strangulata cultivar AL8/78 chromosome 5, Aet v6.0, whole genome shotgun sequence:
ATGATTTCCAACGATATGGTCAATTCTGCTTACAAGATCCATTGCTACTTCGTCCACTGTTCCTGCTTTTCTAATCAAGCCCAGTTGTTGCATACCGAAGGTGAGATTAGGATAGTGTCTCCAGGAACGTCGAAATGACCGAGACACGCACGCAGCACGTGCGGCGTCTCGCAGCGGCATTAGGGCATGTATATGATGCACGACATCCTGCAGGCAGAAGCAAGGGAGGAGAAATCAGCATTGGCATTGTAAAATCAGAATGATGGCGTCAATAACCAGTAGTGGGGCAAAAATAAAAACGAACCATATGTATGATCTTGTGATAAGAAAGTGGACTAGAACATGACTCTGGTCAGTAGCTGCTTTACATATGGCATTGTCGTCATTATTAACCGGGATGCATGAGAGATTGTGCGTGTTTACTTCTACAGTAGGACGATGGCATCACTGGGCTAATAGTGCAACATTCTTTTCTGGAACAAACTTGGCGCGGTTAACCAACTGAAATAAACATGTACTATGTACTAGCAAGCTTGACACCCTTCTGAATATTTGGCACCCCACTGACTAGGTCTAATTCAGAAGAGAAACGATGTTGCAATTCCTTTGACCGAACAGAACTGGAATAGTCTGGGAGCATAATGTACAGTCAAAGCAAACTATTACTCCATCCGTCCCAAATGATAAGACGTTCTAACTTTTCTCTGAATCAAATATTTAGTCTATtttgaaatatccaaaacatcaAACCGAGGTAGTACGTACCTCGGAAAGGCTGTTCCATGATGAGTTGATTCCATTGTGAGCGTTTGAACCGgtgccgtcgccgtcgtcgtcgtcgtcgccgtcgtctTGTTGGCAGGGTGGGCACTTCCGTTTAACTGCCGAAGAACCCGAGTCGCCTGAAATAGAGTGAGGGGTTATGATTGGGAACAGACAATTGGTCCCTTGAGAATAATGACATCGAGATTACGGCACCCTGCCTGCCGCGACATCACCGAGATCCAGAAGTTCCAGCTCTCCGGCAAGGGCATCAACAGTTTTTAGAATCACTAGGTCGCAAGGTCAAATCCACACCCACGTTTGTAGGAGGAAACCCTCCAAATTCGACAATGTACATGACTCGAGGATCAACGGATAACAAATTAAGAGGCCGGGGCAAGGAGGAGCTAGCTAGCTTACCGCGGGATTGGGTGGACTCCACCATGCCCGGCACGGTCAAGGGCGaccaccggagaggaggaggggaggagatCGCGGCGAGGAGCCGCACGCTTTGGCTGCCCGCGGTTCCCTCGTCAGAAGCAAACTGAAAGGCGCTCGTACCCTCCGTCGATGCGATCCCCTTGTGTACCTGGCGTCGTACTAGTACCGTACAGAGCTCGTGTTACATATGTAGCGTTGCCTGCTAGTATCTTCGAGTTTTTCTCGAACCAATCTCTGGTTACATGAACAGTGGTATCCCCAGCCATTAGAGTTCAAAttctggtgctcgcatttatcctgaatttatttcaggatttccgacgatacgcgttcagtgggaggagacgtttccATCGACTACGAGttgcctacggtgacttcgtaaaatttcaagatgatatgttGGTTCAGTCTCTTGGAGGTGCTTATAGGAATAGGGTGCGTGTATGCGTTCATATGaatgagtgtatgcgcgtatatatgagcgcttgtgtctgtaaTGATGTTCAAGAAAAATAATAGTATCTTGGATTTTTCTAATCAACGAAGGAAGATTTTTATTTCATCCGTGTGTTTCAGCGGTATACATCTACTACTACTCGGTCATTGGAACGGGGGCAAACAAATGACCGCGCGTTCATTATTTGTATAATTTTAATGAGATTGTGTACTCAATCGCGATGATTTACTTATCATTTTACTGTTATTGTGACAGCATAGTAAAAAAAGGATTTTATTGGTTTTAAAGAATAGGATTTTTATTGCTAAGCCAATAAGACGTGGGCTTACCGAGGCAGTTTTGAGATAGAAGAGATGGAGGAGAAGAAATCAAAACAATAAGATGTGTAATCCCCAATCCACCTTTCAATACCGGCGGATATCCTTGTGTCCACTGAGCAAAGTGCTTTTGTGCCCGAGCGCCTAATCACCTATAATATTTTGATTGTATGAGTGTTCAAATGAATTATCACATacgatgtatatagacatattttagagtgtagattcatttaTTTTGCTTCTGGTTGAAATCTTTaaagataaatatttagaaacggagggagtatatgataGAACCGGCTGTCCTACTCAGCTTTAGCATCATCTTTGTTCGTCTGTTATGAACTGTGTCACTTCTGTCATGTTTGTTGTCCGTATACATGAAGGGATTGCAAGTGATCAAAGTGAGTATTTCATGGCAATTGTTCAGAAAGTTTGTTAACAAAGACGAGCTCCATTCATCTTGGCCTCAACACAACTCGTTCAATCCACAGGAGTGCTAGTGCGCACGTACAACAAATATCCCTGGTGCTCCCGAGCTCCTCGGAGAAAAAGACGCCCAGCGCACTGGAGTTCACGAAGAACGAAGCCATGACAATTGACACAAGATAGAGAGCATGGCAACATGTTGTCTCAGTTTTTGTATACACTACGCATCATTGATATAAGTTTCCGGAAACAAAAAAGATTAGGCAGGTAAAATGCATGAAACATACGTATTTAGTAATAAAGATAAATTATTTCACGGCCGTCAAAAAAGTCACCTACAAAATTTAGCCTTGGGCGATAACAAACAAGATTTTGGAGCTCAGTGTTCTTACAAAGACAGTCCATCGCTCGATGTCATCATCACTCTGGCTCCAGTGATACTTCTATTTTTTGCTCATCCACCTCCAGGGTATTTAAAAAAAATGGATGCCTACAGAACTAACTAATCTCTCCATGGGTCATTCTCGTTCTCAGTCCTGACTTCGGATGGCTCAACGACCTCCGTTACAACACCTTCAGAAGAGTCGACGTCGGCATTGGTCTCAGCCTCCTCGGTGCCGGATCTACCCCATCTCCCGCCAAGGGCGATGGTCATCATCTCGTAGATCTTGCCCCCCAACTCCGCTGGACTCTCAGGCTAAACAAACCAAGCAACAATCATTAGGCCACGAGCGATATGTATCATCATTGACCATGAACGGGAGCATATAGGTATCTTGTAACTTACAGTGTATCCACTGGAGATCAGGGCAGTCTCGTACAGCAACTCAACTGCCCTCTTGGCTTCGGTGCTCTCAGGCTCGTTCTTGCAAGCAGCCTATTGTTATTCACGAAGTATACATTAGTGATTGAACAACAACAAATAGGTATGAATTGCAAAGATTGCAGGTATCTTACACTCAAGTCCTTGACAATAGGGTGGTCGGGGTTGATTTCAAAAATTCTTCTTCCTCTCATGAACTCCAAGCTTGATGTGTCACCAAGCGTTTGTGCTTTCATAAGCCTATCAAGTTGAACAAGTGTTAGGACAACAACTGCACGCTTATTTTGCCAAATTGGGTAGGTGAATGAACCATCAAGCTACCTTTCCATGTTAGCCGACCAACCAAACTTGCCAGATACAAGAACACATGGTGAAGAGCTGAGTCGCTTTGAAATTTGGACCTTGGCAACTTTGTCACCCAGCTGCTGCTTTATCCAGTCACAAAGAAGAGTGTATTCCTGCTTGGTTTCTTCCTTGTCCTCATCCTCATCGCCTGAAACAGCCAATATATGTTATTGCCATGCAGAAactgctaatcacatgacaattcAAATTCACTTACCCAATTCTAGGTCTTCCTTGCTGATATCAACAAACTTTTTCTCTTTGTACGTCTGCAGATTCTGAATAGCTACCTCATCAATCGGTTCGATAAGGTATAGAACCTAAAAAAATGGAACAGTGTCAGCTTAAGCTAACTGTAGCACAACAGAAAAATCAATTCTGTGATCAACAACAAGATAAGCACATACTTCAATATCTTTCTGAAGCAGCTTTTCCAAGAATGGAGCGGTCTTTGCACTCTGAAGACTATCTGTGGCAATATAATAGATAGCCTTTTGGGTCTCGGGCATATTCTCCACATACTGATCGAGACTTATCAAATCCGTTTCATTTTTAGAGGAATAAAACCGCAGCAAAGGAGCAAGGCGCTTCTGATTTCCTGAGTCCTCAATGCaaccaagtttcataaatttgcCAAAGCTCTCCCAAAATTTCTTGTAGTCCTGCACGAAGCACGTCAAGCTTCAAGACAAGCCTAATGAAACAAAAGCTTGGGAACAAGAGGAAGTTAGACTCTTACCTCCTTGTTATCCTTGTCAGCAATATCCTGAATCATATCAAAAGTCTTCCTAACAAGTCTCTTGCGCATGATCCTGACCTGAAACATATGGATGGTGATAATTAGTTCCAAGAACCACACACTAAAGTAAACAACTGCAGGTTAAGTCACAAATGCTTTCCAGTAACTTACAATACGACTTTCTTGAAGAATCTCACGAGAAACATTCAGAGGGAGATCATTCGAGTCAACAACACCTTTGACAAAGCTCAAGTACCTGGGGAACTGCAGAGAGAACACTAAAGTTCAGCGGCCCATTACAACATTGTAAATATAGTAACCAAAGAAGTACAGTAGCTTCTAACTCTAATAACAGAATAAAAAAATTGTGGCAACATACCAGCTCGCCATCAAAGTCATCAGAAATGAAAACCCTCTTGACATACAACCTGATATTTTTGGTCTTAGGGTTCATTATCTCCTCATTGCTAAGTGGTGCCATTCCTGGGATGTAGAGAACACTTCTAAATTCCACCTCACCCTGTTTGCAACAAAAGTCTTGTCAGAATGTTTGGTGTGCATTAACATAACAGATGTTTAGTTTCGGAAGTGTTCGCACCTCTGTTGTAAAGTGTGCATGAGCTAGAGGATCCAAAAACTCATTGAATGCCTTCTTGTAAAATTCATTGTACTCAGTTTCCTCGACTTCCTTTGGATTTCTCATCTACATGACAAGAAAATTCATTTCAGCTTCTGTTTCTTCAATATATATCCAACAGAAAACCAAACTACTAAAGTAAAGACATGTTTCACATGACAGTTACACTGCAGGTACCAACGATAAGGATATGGAAACAAATAATTTGGGTGCCAACATACCCATATTGGCTTTGTTTCATTTGCCAATTCCCAATCCCAGTACTTCTCAGTgatagttttcttcttcttctccttctcacCCTACAAAAGAGGAGGGATTATTTTTATATACAATATGGATGAGTTTGATCACAGTGACAACCGAATGCACATAAAGCTAACCTCTGCTGTCTCTTCGGCTTCTTTTGACTCCTCTTCTTCAACCTATTTAGAGGATGTAACAAGTGCACAGAAGAGAAGAAATAAATATCAATTCCAACGAAACTTAGTATGACTGGAGGTTTAAACTTTAAAGCAGAGCATACTCAAAATCCTACCTCAACTGTTCTAGATTTCTCCTGCCATGTAAAAATGGGGAACGAAACAAACTGCGAGTAGTTCTTAACTAGACCTTGAATCCTCGTAGGGTCAGCAAATTCATACTTATCATCCTCCTAAAGGAACAAAAGTATAGTTAAGAGTCATGTTAGGACTTAGGTGATAAAGGTTGTACAGAATATCAGTATAAGCTTCTTATCTTACTCTTAAAAAGAGAGTAATCTGTGTTCCACGTGTCAGCATTTTCTCAGGATCAGTCTCTTCCCTGATAACGTATGAGCTACTGTTAGCCTCAGCTTCCCATATATACTGCTTATCTGTCTTGGGACTCTTAGTGGACACCACAACCTGCAAGGCAACAAGTATCCACAAGTTTGAAAACTACTTTTGGCTTGCAAAACAGATGTACAAATAATTTGAAATTGTTCCTCAAAACATGCAGCAACAACCACCATACAGAATTTCATGTATAATGGTCCACCATCCAATAGATATTCTGTACCTTCTCTGCAACAAGAAAAGCCGAATAAAATCCAACACCAAATTGACCAATAAGTCCATTATCTGCACCAAGCTCCTTGTTCTCCTGAAAAAAAGAGAAAGCAAATTGACATCAACATCAACAATGAAGAAAAAGGTCATCATAGAACACAAACTGATGAAGCTAGATGGGGAAGGAGGTGCACCTTCAGAGCCTTCAAAAATTTGGAGGTACCACTTTGTGCGATAGTTCCAAGGCAGTCCTTGAGCTCATCCTTTGTCATCCCAATGCCACTATCACTGTAAAATCCAAAACAATGGGTCTGAGACTGAATTGTGACTTCTGTAAGAATTGATGACTGAACTGCCAATCTGATAGAGAAGAACATACGTGATAGTTATTGTGCCAGCATCAGGGTCAGGTTTAATCCTTATTTCCATGTCACCACCATCAGCCAGCACGGACGGGTCAGTTACACTGAGAAATCTCAGCTTATCCAAGGCATCACTCGCATTACTGGGTGAAAACATAAATTTATCCAGGTCAGATAGTCAGCAATGATTTTCTACTAATAGTAGTTTAATTATCATACATCTTGATGAGCAGAAGACTGACCTTACAAGCTCCCGAAGGAACACTTCCTTATGGCTGTAGAGGCTGTGAACAATCAAATCCATCAAGCGGCTAACCTGGAGGACAGAAAGAGAAACTGCATAAACATCCAATCCTGGAACTGCTAAAAACTACTCACAAACGAATTGGCAACAGACTCTCAATTTCATTATATCCTGTAAATAAATGAACCACGAATCCTGCCACCAGAGAGCGCAGCAACCAGAACCGACTGGTCGTTACGCCTCCCAGATTAAGGGGATCCAAAATCCAACCGGAAAGGTACACAAGGATTGGAGCCCCTGCACCCACCTCGGCCTGGTACTCGAACTTCtcgccggcggcctcctcctcctccccggcGGTCTTCTCGGCAACGGCGGAGGCGCACCTGGCCCCGACCAGCCGGCCCCTCCCGGCCTCCCACCTGACTCCTCTGGCGCCGGCGGGCCTCCTCCCCTGCGGCGCGAGCGCGGCCCGCAGCAGCCCCCGCGACGGGCTCGGCCGCAGCGCCGCCACCGAGGACGGGCCCAGGGTCCTGCTCAGCGCGGGCGCCATGGGAGAGGCAGACGTCGCGGCGCTCGCTGGTGGTTGGTCGTTCGGATGGTTTGGGTTCCGGCGCGGTGTCTGGGAGGGGGAGACGAAAGGATAAGGGGCTGGGCTAGGGTTTATACTTGGGATAGAATGGTGGAGGGTGGGTTTAGGGGCGAGGGGGGAGACGACGACGAGAGGGAGGAGTCTAGAAGGCTGTAGGGCGCACGGGGGTGGCGTGTGGCGGCGTGCGCGGCGCCGTCGGATGGGGTGGAGCCGACGGTGGATGGGGGGATGGCGTGGGATGTGTGGGAGGCTGTTTGTCCGACGTGCGGAGCGGCTCCGCGAGTGGCGACCATTCGTTCGTTTGGGGCTCCGCGAGACTGCTGCCAGCTTCTCCGTCTCTCTCGGTTGCTCCGCCCCCGCCGTCCCGTCACCGTACGACGCGGTCTCGTCGCATTTGAAGTAAAAATGCACACAACCGTCGCATTCATGTCACGATTAGCATAATTTTATATTCATGGCATTTTGCACCGAATCGAATTTCTGGCAACAATAAAAAATGCTGAGCTATTTTCTGAGCACGTTTTGACATGACTACTCCCTCACGTGCCGACAACGGTGACGACACGGCGTTAACGGCCTCTGTCCGAAGCGACTGGGTCGAACCCGAGCGCTCCCTCGGTCACTCCCCTCCCTCactctccctctcctctctcgCGGGGCATGACGGTGGCGAGGTTCTGTTCATCCAGCGCCAGCCGACTGTGGTGGGATGCAATGGCGGAGCTGGGGGTATTCCTGGGTATTCCCTGGAATACCAAAGAATTTTGTGCAAAATTTTTTTTACTACATATATCAATATACGGTGTGGACTGACTTGGCCCAACCCAAACACAGCGACGCAGCGATGCGGGGAGCCAGACAGGAGCGACCGGGTGTCTGGTCTCGTGCGCGAGTAGCAGACCGAATCCCCTTTCCCCTTTCCCTAACCTAGCGCTAGTTGAggctccggcggcggtggcgagcgATTCTGGTCCGACAGCCGGCCTTCTCCTCTCGCCTCTCCCTCAGTTCCTCCCCTCCACTCCGGCCATCTCCCTCCCCAGCTCCCCTCCCCTCCGTCCGTCCCTCTCCTCCAATCCTCCGCGACTCCGCCAGGCGCCAGGCGCCAGGCCGCCAGT
This genomic window contains:
- the LOC109735218 gene encoding heat shock protein 90-5, chloroplastic — protein: MAPALSRTLGPSSVAALRPSPSRGLLRAALAPQGRRPAGARGVRWEAGRGRLVGARCASAVAEKTAGEEEEAAGEKFEYQAEVSRLMDLIVHSLYSHKEVFLRELVSNASDALDKLRFLSVTDPSVLADGGDMEIRIKPDPDAGTITITDSGIGMTKDELKDCLGTIAQSGTSKFLKALKENKELGADNGLIGQFGVGFYSAFLVAEKVVVSTKSPKTDKQYIWEAEANSSSYVIREETDPEKMLTRGTQITLFLREDDKYEFADPTRIQGLVKNYSQFVSFPIFTWQEKSRTVEVEEEESKEAEETAEGEKEKKKKTITEKYWDWELANETKPIWMRNPKEVEETEYNEFYKKAFNEFLDPLAHAHFTTEGEVEFRSVLYIPGMAPLSNEEIMNPKTKNIRLYVKRVFISDDFDGELFPRYLSFVKGVVDSNDLPLNVSREILQESRIVRIMRKRLVRKTFDMIQDIADKDNKEDYKKFWESFGKFMKLGCIEDSGNQKRLAPLLRFYSSKNETDLISLDQYVENMPETQKAIYYIATDSLQSAKTAPFLEKLLQKDIEVLYLIEPIDEVAIQNLQTYKEKKFVDISKEDLELGDEDEDKEETKQEYTLLCDWIKQQLGDKVAKVQISKRLSSSPCVLVSGKFGWSANMERLMKAQTLGDTSSLEFMRGRRIFEINPDHPIVKDLSAACKNEPESTEAKRAVELLYETALISSGYTPESPAELGGKIYEMMTIALGGRWGRSGTEEAETNADVDSSEGVVTEVVEPSEVRTENENDPWRD